One segment of Erigeron canadensis isolate Cc75 chromosome 2, C_canadensis_v1, whole genome shotgun sequence DNA contains the following:
- the LOC122587367 gene encoding BTB/POZ domain-containing protein At5g66560-like, giving the protein MQESSKRQAWFCTTGLPSDVVVDVGDMAFHLHKFPLMAKSKKLHELITEHETNPPSEPEEETDEIQEKKDCCHITLPDFPGGAEAFEAAAKFCYTGKIELSPSNVALLRCTGEILEMTEEFGENNLISKTERFLSQNMFKSLRHSIKTLKTCQDLLPLSESIGIVQRCIDSIVSKASASDPALFGWPVNEHTVTDDKWFDELVDLNKSFFNRLITAIKSRNPNPEIVENCLISYAKKHIPGVSRVGRRSSSSSVLTELEQKELLETIVTNLPEATGRLRYTQGVSMLFGMLRAANILKTSDSCRANLETKIGVYLDQAALDDLLIPSYSYLIETLYDVECVQRILDHFLHSLEQVSNVDVIRDDEGGDDENRARSVRLMLVGKLIDGYLSEIASDTNLKPEKFLELAFSLPEQARVYDDGLYRSVDVYLKAHPWIKEVDREKVCGAMDCRKLTLEACTHAAQNERLPLRAVVQVLFFEQLQLRQAIAGTLMTSDIGELDAERIREVVQEDETAVEGEGGRGVGGMWTAAVRQNQVLRLDMDSMRTRVHHLERECSTMRKAIKSMDEVNPSRQGGWRESIAKKFSCKFKTQVCDSHEPTIVEARKGRTHGHQKQQ; this is encoded by the exons ATGCAAGAATCCTCAAAACGCCAAGCATG GTTTTGCACCACTGGGTTACCAAGCGATGTCGTGGTCGATGTCGGCGATATGGCATTCCATCTTCACAAG TTTCCACTTATGGCCAAAAGTAAAAAGCTTCACGAACTGATAACTGAACATGAAACAAATCCTCCATCCGAACCCGAGGAAGAAACCGACgaaatacaagaaaaaaaagactGCTGCCACATCACCCTCCCGGATTTCCCGGGAGGTGCAGAGGCATTTGAAGCAGCAGCCAAATTCTGTTACACGGGGAAAATCGAGCTTTCACCGAGCAACGTCGCCTTGCTCCGTTGCACAGGCGAAATTCTTGAGATGACCGAAGAATTCGGGGAAAACAACTTAATTTCCAAAACCGAAAGATTTCTTTCACAAAATATGTTCAAAAGTTTGCGACATTCaatcaaaacattaaaaacatGTCAGGATTTATTGCCTTTATCCGAATCCATTGGCATTGTTCAAAGATGCATTGATTCAATCGTTTCTAAAGCATCTGCGTCTGATCCGGCATTATTCGGTTGGCCAGTTAACGAACATACCGTCACAGATGATAAATGGTTCGACGAGCTTGTTGATCTTAACAAGTCGTTTTTCAACCGTTTGATAACGGCCATCAAGTCACGAAACCCCAATCCTGAAATCGTCGAAAATTGTTTGATTTCGTATGCGAAAAAACACATTCCTGGAGTCAGTCGTGTTGGTAGACGATCGTCTTCGTCTTCCGTACTAACAGAACTTGAGCAAAAAGAGCTTTTAGAAACCATAGTCACGAATCTTCCGGAAGCAACTGGCAGATTAAGATATACACAGGGGGTTAGTATGTTATTCGGAATGTTAAGAGCGGCGAATATATTGAAGACCTCGGATTCTTGTCGGGCGAATTTAGAGACGAAAATCGGGGTGTATCTTGACCAAGCGGCattagatgatcttttaataCCGAGCTATTCGTACTTAATCGAGACGTTATATGATGTGGAATGTGTTCAAAGGATATTAGATCATTTTTTACATAGTTTAGAACAGGTTTCAAATGTTGATGTGATTAGAGATGATGAGGGAGGGGATGATGAAAATCGGGCTAGATCGGTTAGGTTGATGCTTGTTGGAAAGTTAATCGATGGTTATTTGTCCGAAATTGCTTCGGATACTAACTTGAAACCGGAAAAGTTTCTTGAACTCGCGTTCTCTTTGCCTGAACAAGCTCGAGTTTATGATGACGGGCTTTACAGATCTGTTGATGTTTATCTAAAG GCACATCCGTGGATAAAGGAAGTGGACCGTGAGAAGGTTTGTGGAGCCATGGATTGTCGAAAACTGACGTTAGAAGCGTGCACACACGCAGCGCAGAACGAGCGGCTTCCACTACGAGCTGTAGTGCAAGTGTTGTTTTTTGAGCAGTTGCAGCTTCGTCAAGCGATAGCTGGAACGCTTATGACATCCGACATTGGAGAACTAGATGCGGAAAGAATACGGGAAGTGGTGCAAGAAGACGAAACAGCTGTAGAAGGGGAGGGGGGAAGAGGCGTCGGAGGCATGTGGACTGCGGCGGTTAGACAAAACCAAGTGTTGCGACTAGATATGGATAGCATGAGGACGCGGGTACATCATTTGGAACGCGAGTGTTCAACTATGAGAAAAGCGATTAAAAGTATGGATGAAGTGAACCCATCTCGACAAGGTGGATGGAGAGAGTCGATAGCGAAGAAATTTAGTTGTAAATTTAAGACCCAAGTATGTGACTCGCATGAACCAACTATTGTTGAGGCTCGAAAGGGTCGAACCCATGGGCACCAAAAACAGCAATAG